A genomic window from Micromonospora sp. WMMA1947 includes:
- the yut gene encoding urea transporter — translation MADIGRGWRHLADRNPAAGFVDASLRGAAQVVLQNNPLSGLLILIALAWGAFENGTPRVFGGGVLALVVGTATALALRVDMSSWRKGLFGFSPLLTGLAVPTFLDQRPLMWLYLVLGAIGTVVVTLALNAVFKRWNLTAYTFPFVLTTWFLLMAAYQFDRFTVLTKLTPKFPGEGSSAGGTFDWGLVPTFFKGVSQVYLIESWVTGLLILVALLINSRWSALFAVIGAVGATLLALWFGADGASLDKGLFAFNAVLTAIVVGAVAHRPGALVTVYTLFGIALTLVVQMALTTVLTPLGIPVLTGPFNIATWLLLLPDRHFAPLPNHERVRDSVLHTVRDSVHLREKEGNRVRSERG, via the coding sequence ATGGCCGACATCGGACGTGGCTGGCGCCACCTGGCCGACCGGAACCCGGCGGCCGGGTTCGTCGACGCGAGCCTGCGCGGCGCCGCGCAGGTGGTGCTCCAGAACAATCCGCTCAGCGGCCTGCTCATCCTGATCGCGCTGGCCTGGGGCGCGTTCGAGAACGGGACGCCCCGGGTGTTCGGCGGCGGCGTGCTCGCCCTGGTCGTGGGCACCGCCACCGCGCTGGCGCTGCGGGTCGACATGTCCAGCTGGCGCAAGGGCCTGTTCGGCTTCAGCCCGCTGCTGACCGGGCTCGCGGTGCCCACGTTCCTCGACCAGCGCCCGCTGATGTGGCTCTACCTCGTGCTCGGCGCGATCGGCACGGTGGTGGTCACGCTCGCCCTCAACGCCGTGTTCAAACGCTGGAACCTGACCGCCTACACGTTCCCGTTCGTGCTCACGACCTGGTTCCTGCTGATGGCGGCGTACCAGTTCGACAGGTTCACCGTGCTCACCAAGCTGACGCCGAAGTTCCCCGGTGAGGGATCGTCGGCCGGCGGCACGTTCGACTGGGGCCTCGTCCCGACGTTCTTCAAGGGCGTGTCCCAGGTCTACCTGATCGAGAGCTGGGTGACCGGCCTGCTCATCCTCGTCGCCCTCCTGATCAACTCCCGGTGGTCGGCGCTGTTCGCGGTGATCGGCGCCGTCGGCGCGACACTGCTGGCGCTCTGGTTCGGTGCCGACGGCGCGTCCCTGGACAAGGGGCTGTTCGCCTTCAACGCGGTCCTGACCGCGATCGTGGTGGGCGCTGTCGCGCACCGCCCCGGCGCGCTGGTGACCGTCTACACGCTGTTCGGCATCGCGCTGACGCTGGTCGTGCAGATGGCGTTGACCACGGTGCTCACGCCGCTGGGCATCCCGGTGCTGACCGGTCCGTTCAACATCGCCACCTGGCTGTTGCTGCTGCCGGACCGGCACTTCGCGCCGCTGCCCAACCACGAACGGGTCAGGGACAGCGTCCTGCACACCGTGCGCGACTCCGTCCACCTGCGAGAGAAGGAGGGAAACCGTGTCCGCTCCGAACGCGGGTGA
- a CDS encoding ammonium transporter, translating into MSAPNAGDTAWVLVCAGLVLFMTPGLAAFYGGMVRTRNVLAMLQQNMIALGVVSLTWVLVGYTIAFGDDAGSGLFGNLELFGLTDLKVPPAPNLHVVDGRITIPTLAFVLFQMMFAVITPALVTGATAGRLKFGGWVLFLAVWSIVVYAPIAHWLWHPGGWLAKFGTQDWAGGLVVHASAGAAVLAVLLVVGRRRDWPHTAAPPNSIPLTIVGAGILWFGWFGFNGGDGLQANGLAAQAVLNTHLAAAAAMLVWLALERVTDGHSTVVGAVSGAVAGLATVTPTAGYVNAASAVAIGALAGLVCHFALKLKYLLRLDDALDVLAVHFVGGMLGTLLLGLFGNRGVNPLGADGLFLGGGGGLLWRQLVGVVSVVAFSFVLTWLIAAGVQALIGLRVPPADQERLDQAQQGADAYHLGGVTSLTAPGAPRRRTAATPAGEPAVPPGRRVRVVTALLEPDPAANSADLRDALLRAGAISVIVSDAAVATTTPQASLLPRGYWQDQPLAARLRVTVLVGADGVGAVLDELDRMGARRADTFVQEAERVQS; encoded by the coding sequence GTGTCCGCTCCGAACGCGGGTGACACCGCCTGGGTGCTTGTCTGCGCCGGGCTGGTCCTGTTCATGACGCCGGGGCTCGCCGCGTTCTACGGCGGCATGGTCCGTACCCGCAACGTGCTGGCGATGCTGCAACAGAACATGATCGCGCTGGGCGTGGTCAGCCTGACCTGGGTGCTTGTCGGCTACACCATCGCCTTCGGCGACGACGCCGGCAGCGGGCTGTTCGGCAACCTGGAGCTGTTCGGGCTCACCGACCTGAAGGTGCCGCCCGCGCCGAACCTGCACGTGGTCGACGGCCGGATCACCATCCCGACGCTGGCGTTCGTATTGTTCCAGATGATGTTCGCGGTGATCACGCCCGCGCTCGTCACCGGCGCCACCGCGGGTCGGCTCAAGTTCGGTGGCTGGGTGCTGTTCCTCGCGGTCTGGTCGATAGTGGTCTACGCGCCGATCGCGCACTGGCTCTGGCACCCCGGCGGATGGCTCGCGAAGTTCGGCACCCAGGACTGGGCCGGCGGTCTCGTCGTGCACGCCAGCGCCGGCGCCGCCGTCCTCGCCGTCCTGCTCGTCGTCGGCCGCCGCCGGGACTGGCCGCACACCGCCGCGCCACCGAACTCGATTCCGCTGACCATCGTCGGCGCCGGCATCCTCTGGTTCGGCTGGTTCGGCTTCAACGGCGGCGACGGCCTCCAGGCCAACGGCCTGGCCGCGCAGGCCGTCCTCAACACGCACCTGGCCGCCGCCGCGGCGATGCTCGTCTGGCTGGCGCTGGAACGCGTCACGGACGGACACAGCACCGTCGTGGGCGCGGTCTCCGGCGCGGTCGCGGGCCTGGCCACCGTCACCCCGACCGCCGGGTACGTCAACGCGGCCTCGGCCGTCGCGATCGGCGCGCTGGCCGGCCTGGTCTGCCACTTCGCGCTGAAGCTGAAGTACCTGCTGCGCCTCGACGACGCGCTCGACGTGCTCGCCGTGCACTTCGTCGGCGGCATGCTCGGCACGCTCCTGCTCGGCCTGTTCGGCAACCGCGGGGTCAACCCGCTCGGCGCCGACGGGCTGTTCCTCGGCGGCGGAGGTGGCCTGCTGTGGCGCCAGCTCGTCGGCGTGGTGAGCGTGGTCGCGTTCTCCTTCGTCCTGACCTGGCTGATCGCCGCCGGGGTGCAGGCGCTCATCGGCCTGCGCGTACCGCCGGCCGACCAGGAACGCCTGGACCAGGCGCAGCAGGGCGCCGACGCGTACCACCTGGGCGGCGTCACCAGCCTGACCGCGCCCGGCGCACCCCGCCGTCGCACCGCGGCGACGCCGGCCGGCGAACCGGCAGTGCCGCCCGGCCGGCGGGTACGGGTGGTCACCGCGCTGCTGGAACCGGACCCGGCGGCGAACAGCGCCGACCTGCGCGACGCGCTGCTGCGCGCCGGCGCGATCTCGGTCATCGTGAGCGACGCCGCCGTGGCGACCACGACACCTCAGGCCAGCCTGCTGCCCCGCGGCTACTGGCAGGACCAGCCCCTCGCCGCCCGGCTGCGCGTCACCGTGCTGGTCGGCGCGGACGGGGTGGGGGCGGTGCTGGACGAGTTGGACCGGATGGGCGCGCGCCGGGCCGACACGTTCGTGCAGGAGGCGGAACGCGTCCAGTCCTGA
- a CDS encoding maleylpyruvate isomerase family mycothiol-dependent enzyme: MHKTLTFSDHLRLIDERSTAFRTTVAAAPSLDMTVPTHPERTLFDLVRHVGTGRRKAAAIVAAGPADGPPEASAWEDGVGAPREREALLAWWTESVERLTRALGEAGPDRGCWTWWDDSPSPQTAGAWARRQVPEIAVHTYDAQLTVGSPQPLPEEVALDGFDDCQFTLCATTVAWPHRPAVVDYHAVEGRSWRLRLSAEGAQVAHLTPAAGGAPDAADVSARGTASDLVLFFYGRIPLDSLQFDGDRRIFDQLAAWDPSV; the protein is encoded by the coding sequence GTGCACAAGACGTTGACGTTCTCCGATCATCTGCGGCTCATCGACGAACGGTCGACCGCCTTCCGCACCACGGTCGCCGCGGCGCCCAGCCTCGACATGACGGTTCCCACCCATCCGGAGCGGACGCTGTTCGATCTCGTCCGACACGTGGGCACGGGCCGTCGCAAAGCAGCCGCGATCGTCGCCGCGGGGCCCGCGGACGGGCCCCCGGAGGCGTCGGCATGGGAGGACGGAGTGGGTGCGCCCCGGGAACGCGAGGCGCTGCTGGCCTGGTGGACCGAGTCCGTCGAGCGGTTGACGAGGGCGCTGGGTGAGGCCGGCCCGGATCGCGGTTGCTGGACGTGGTGGGACGACTCGCCGTCCCCGCAAACCGCTGGTGCCTGGGCGCGGCGACAGGTTCCCGAGATCGCGGTGCACACCTACGACGCCCAGCTCACGGTGGGCAGCCCTCAGCCGCTGCCGGAGGAGGTCGCCCTCGACGGTTTCGACGACTGCCAGTTCACCCTCTGCGCGACGACTGTCGCCTGGCCGCACCGGCCCGCCGTCGTCGACTACCACGCCGTCGAGGGCCGCTCCTGGCGCCTCCGGCTGTCCGCCGAGGGGGCGCAGGTCGCCCACCTCACGCCCGCTGCCGGTGGGGCCCCGGACGCGGCCGACGTCTCCGCCCGGGGCACCGCCAGTGACCTGGTCCTGTTCTTCTACGGCCGCATACCGCTGGATTCCCTGCAGTTCGACGGCGACCGTCGCATCTTCGACCAGCTCGCGGCCTGGGACCCGTCCGTGTAG
- a CDS encoding DUF2203 domain-containing protein, with amino-acid sequence MFTLAQARHLVATLRPRVDELIRLRADLAELRVDLADHGVSALGGLAEVKALEARLHLVVDEFHQHEIAVKGIAPVLLDFPGERDGRAVLWCWLEGDTDIRWYHRVECGFAGRRPV; translated from the coding sequence GTGTTCACTCTCGCCCAGGCGCGACACCTGGTGGCAACGTTGCGGCCGCGCGTTGACGAGCTGATCCGGTTGCGGGCCGACCTGGCCGAGTTGCGTGTCGATCTGGCCGACCACGGCGTCAGCGCGCTCGGCGGGCTGGCCGAGGTGAAGGCGTTGGAGGCGCGCCTGCATCTCGTGGTGGACGAGTTCCACCAGCACGAGATCGCGGTCAAGGGAATCGCTCCGGTGCTGCTCGACTTTCCCGGTGAACGTGACGGCCGGGCGGTGCTCTGGTGCTGGCTGGAGGGGGACACCGACATCCGGTGGTACCACCGGGTCGAGTGCGGGTTCGCCGGCCGCCGTCCGGTCTGA
- a CDS encoding GNAT family N-acetyltransferase yields the protein MGDARRAVPSDADELVRLRGLMLAGMSGVPTPPGRWQDVARDNLHAWLAEPDPWLAAFVVDTPDGASLAACAVGTVERRLGGPDDPSGLVGYVFNVSTDPAYRRRGHSRTCLTALLAWFRVRGVRRVDLRASAAGRPLCRALGFRETADPAMRLTFPAESFIPPRETGSDL from the coding sequence GTGGGTGACGCGCGGCGGGCGGTGCCGTCCGACGCCGACGAGCTGGTGCGGTTGCGTGGGCTGATGCTGGCCGGAATGAGTGGGGTGCCGACGCCGCCGGGTCGCTGGCAGGACGTCGCCCGGGACAATCTGCATGCCTGGCTGGCCGAGCCGGATCCCTGGCTCGCCGCCTTCGTGGTCGACACGCCGGACGGCGCGTCGCTGGCGGCCTGCGCGGTGGGCACTGTGGAGCGGCGGCTCGGCGGGCCGGACGACCCGAGCGGCCTGGTCGGGTACGTCTTCAACGTCAGCACCGACCCGGCGTACCGCCGGCGTGGCCACAGCCGAACCTGCCTGACCGCGCTGCTGGCCTGGTTCCGGGTCCGGGGCGTACGCCGGGTCGACCTGCGGGCCTCGGCGGCCGGCCGGCCGCTCTGCCGTGCCCTGGGCTTCCGGGAGACCGCCGACCCGGCGATGCGGCTGACCTTTCCGGCGGAATCCTTCATCCCACCCCGCGAAACCGGCAGCGATTTGTAG
- a CDS encoding SGNH/GDSL hydrolase family protein → MRRSRLATLALTLAASVGVTLSLAAPAQAAPTDRYVALGDSYASGVGADSYTSESGNCLRSTNAYPALYNANIKPASYRSVACSGATTTDVINSQLSALSSTTTLVSVTVGGNDVGFANIMSTCVLQGETQCVAAVQSAMNVARTSMPGRLANVYNGIKSRSPSARVVVVGYPVFYQLGTTCVGLSATSRAKINEGINLLDDITRTAAVSAGFKFADVRSIFVGHQLCSYGTKWLHALNVLSLSKSYHPTAAGQSGGYYPVFRAAAG, encoded by the coding sequence GTGCGGAGATCCCGTCTTGCCACCCTCGCCCTGACCCTGGCCGCCTCGGTCGGGGTCACCCTGTCTCTGGCCGCCCCCGCCCAGGCGGCCCCGACCGACCGCTACGTCGCGCTCGGCGACTCGTACGCCTCCGGCGTCGGCGCCGACAGCTACACGTCCGAGAGCGGTAACTGTCTACGCAGCACGAACGCCTACCCGGCGCTCTACAACGCCAACATCAAGCCCGCTTCGTACCGGTCGGTCGCCTGCTCCGGCGCCACCACGACGGACGTCATCAACAGCCAGCTCTCCGCGCTCTCCTCCACCACCACGCTGGTCAGCGTCACGGTGGGCGGCAACGACGTCGGCTTCGCCAACATCATGAGCACCTGCGTGCTGCAGGGGGAGACCCAGTGCGTGGCGGCTGTGCAATCCGCCATGAACGTGGCCCGCACCTCGATGCCGGGCCGCCTCGCCAACGTCTACAACGGCATCAAGAGCCGCTCGCCCTCGGCCCGCGTCGTGGTGGTCGGCTACCCGGTCTTCTACCAGCTCGGCACGACCTGTGTCGGGCTCAGCGCGACGTCCCGGGCGAAGATCAACGAGGGCATCAACCTGCTCGACGACATCACCCGTACGGCCGCCGTCTCGGCCGGCTTCAAATTCGCCGACGTGCGTTCCATCTTCGTCGGCCACCAGCTGTGCAGCTACGGGACCAAGTGGCTGCACGCGCTCAACGTGCTGAGCCTGAGCAAGTCGTACCACCCGACGGCGGCGGGGCAGTCCGGCGGCTACTACCCGGTGTTCCGGGCCGCCGCCGGCTGA
- a CDS encoding glutathione peroxidase produces the protein MTVFDVQIDALTGGPADLGRYRGRALLVVNVASRCGLTPQYAGLQELADTYAGRGLTVLGVPCNQFAGQEPGSAAEIEEFCQVNYGVTFPLTAKVDVNGPDRHPLYAELVSTPDAEGHTGDVRWNFEKFLVAPDGTVAARFGPQVTPEDPELRAAIEKVLPA, from the coding sequence ATGACCGTTTTCGACGTCCAGATCGACGCCCTCACCGGCGGCCCGGCCGACCTCGGCCGCTACCGCGGCCGCGCCCTGCTCGTGGTCAATGTGGCCTCCCGCTGCGGCCTCACCCCGCAGTACGCGGGCCTTCAGGAGCTCGCCGACACGTACGCCGGACGCGGGCTGACGGTGCTCGGGGTGCCGTGCAACCAGTTCGCCGGCCAGGAGCCGGGCAGCGCCGCCGAGATCGAGGAGTTCTGCCAGGTCAACTACGGCGTGACGTTCCCGCTGACGGCGAAGGTCGACGTCAACGGGCCGGACCGGCACCCGCTCTACGCGGAGTTGGTGTCCACGCCGGACGCCGAGGGGCACACCGGCGACGTGCGCTGGAACTTCGAGAAGTTCCTCGTCGCGCCGGACGGCACGGTGGCCGCCCGGTTCGGCCCGCAGGTCACGCCCGAGGACCCCGAGCTACGCGCGGCGATCGAGAAGGTCCTGCCGGCCTGA
- a CDS encoding glycosyl hydrolase family 18 protein produces MKRSLRRALWATGAVVALAVAAVPMTTASAAGSVTATFAKVQDWGTGHEGRVTVTNGTSSTVNGWRIEFTLPSGTSISSSWDADITRSGDRYVAVNKSWASTLAPGASFSWGYNGTGAYKAPVSCTINGGTCTGGGTPTTTAPTTAPPTTTPPTTTPPTTTPPTTQPPTTPPPGGKKIVGYFAEWGVYARNYHVKNIHTSGSAAKLTHILYAFGNTTGGRCSIGDSYADYEKAYTAADSVDGVADTWDQPLRGSFNQLRKLKKMYPNLKVLWSFGGWTWSGGFTQAAQNPAAFADSCYSLVKDPRWADVFDGIDVDWEYPNACGLQCDSSGPNAFKNVVSALRSKFGSSFLVTAAITADGSNGGKIDATDYAGAANSLNWLMPMTYDYFGAFNAQGPTAPHSPLYSYAGIPQQGFWSDAAIQKLKSKGVPSSKLLLGVGFYGRGWTGVTQAAPGGSATGAAPGTYEAGIEDYKVLKNSCPATGTVGGTAYAKCGSNWWSYDTPSTIGGKMSYANSQGLGGAFFWELSGDTSNGELIGAIKGGLG; encoded by the coding sequence ATGAAGAGATCGCTCCGCCGGGCCCTGTGGGCCACCGGCGCCGTGGTCGCGCTCGCGGTCGCCGCGGTGCCCATGACCACCGCGTCGGCCGCCGGCAGCGTCACCGCCACGTTCGCCAAGGTGCAGGACTGGGGGACCGGCCACGAGGGGCGGGTGACCGTCACCAACGGCACCAGCTCCACCGTCAACGGCTGGCGCATCGAGTTCACGCTGCCCTCCGGCACCTCGATCAGCAGCTCCTGGGACGCCGACATCACCCGTAGCGGCGACCGCTACGTGGCGGTCAACAAGAGCTGGGCGTCGACGCTCGCCCCCGGCGCCAGCTTCAGCTGGGGCTACAACGGCACCGGCGCGTACAAGGCGCCGGTGAGCTGCACCATCAACGGTGGCACCTGCACCGGCGGCGGCACGCCGACGACCACCGCGCCGACCACCGCACCGCCGACCACGACGCCACCCACCACCACTCCGCCGACGACTACCCCGCCGACCACGCAGCCGCCCACCACGCCGCCGCCCGGCGGCAAGAAGATCGTCGGCTACTTCGCCGAGTGGGGCGTCTACGCCCGCAACTACCACGTCAAGAACATCCACACCAGCGGCTCGGCCGCGAAGCTGACCCACATCCTGTACGCCTTCGGCAACACCACCGGCGGCCGGTGCAGCATCGGGGACAGCTACGCCGACTACGAGAAGGCGTACACCGCGGCGGACAGCGTCGACGGCGTCGCCGACACCTGGGACCAGCCGCTGCGCGGCAGCTTCAACCAGCTGCGCAAGCTCAAGAAGATGTACCCGAACCTGAAGGTGCTCTGGTCCTTCGGCGGCTGGACCTGGTCCGGCGGCTTCACCCAGGCCGCGCAGAACCCGGCCGCGTTCGCCGACTCCTGCTACTCCCTGGTCAAGGACCCGCGCTGGGCGGACGTCTTCGACGGCATCGACGTGGACTGGGAGTACCCGAACGCCTGCGGCCTCCAGTGCGACAGCAGCGGCCCGAACGCGTTCAAGAACGTGGTCTCGGCGCTGCGGAGCAAGTTCGGCTCCAGCTTCCTGGTCACCGCGGCGATCACCGCCGACGGCAGCAACGGCGGCAAGATCGACGCCACCGACTACGCCGGCGCCGCGAACAGCCTCAACTGGCTGATGCCGATGACGTACGACTACTTCGGCGCCTTCAACGCCCAGGGGCCGACCGCGCCGCACTCGCCGCTCTACTCCTACGCGGGCATCCCGCAGCAGGGCTTCTGGTCCGACGCGGCGATCCAGAAGCTCAAGTCCAAGGGCGTACCGTCCAGCAAGCTGCTGCTCGGCGTCGGGTTCTACGGACGCGGCTGGACCGGCGTGACCCAGGCCGCGCCCGGCGGCAGCGCCACCGGCGCGGCACCTGGTACCTACGAGGCCGGCATCGAGGACTACAAGGTGCTCAAGAACAGCTGCCCGGCCACCGGCACCGTCGGCGGCACGGCGTACGCCAAGTGCGGCAGCAACTGGTGGAGCTACGACACGCCGTCGACCATCGGCGGCAAGATGAGCTACGCCAACAGCCAGGGCCTCGGTGGCGCGTTCTTCTGGGAGCTCTCCGGTGACACCAGCAACGGCGAGCTGATCGGCGCCATCAAGGGCGGTCTCGGCTGA
- a CDS encoding 3-deoxy-7-phosphoheptulonate synthase class II: protein MRHEWHQLSHPAVGSPGLQTSRPTADSAEDAALGLDRWRELPRAQTPPWDDPAQVAEVCRVLDTVPSVVAPYEVDQLRQRLALVCEGKAFLLQGGDCAETFADNTESHLLANARTLLQMAIVLTYGASLPVVKVARVAGQYTKPRSLPTDARGLPAYRGDMINSLEATPEARVADPQRMIRAYANSAAAMNMLRAYLAGGLADLHAVHDWNKDFVRQSPAGERYDAIAREIDRALAFIRACGMTDDEALRTVTLHCSHEALALEYDRALTRISNGKAYGLSGHFLWIGERTRQIDGAHIDFISRIANPIGVKLGPTTTPDEAIELCEKLNPDNVPGRLTLISRMGNHRVRDALPPIVAKVTAAGAKVVWQCDPMHGNTHESSNGYKTRHFDRIVDEVLGYFEVHRGLDTHPGGLHVELTGEDVTECLGGAQGIEDLDLPDRYETACDPRLNTQQSLELAFLVAEMLRG, encoded by the coding sequence ATGCGCCATGAGTGGCATCAGCTGAGTCACCCCGCCGTGGGCAGCCCTGGTCTGCAGACCAGCCGCCCGACCGCCGACTCCGCCGAGGACGCGGCCCTCGGCCTCGACCGTTGGCGGGAGCTGCCGCGCGCCCAGACCCCGCCGTGGGACGACCCGGCCCAGGTCGCCGAGGTGTGCCGGGTGCTGGACACGGTGCCCTCGGTGGTCGCGCCCTACGAGGTCGACCAGTTGCGGCAGCGGCTGGCGCTGGTCTGCGAGGGCAAGGCGTTCCTGCTCCAGGGCGGTGACTGCGCGGAGACCTTCGCCGACAACACCGAGAGCCACCTGCTCGCCAACGCCCGCACGCTGCTCCAGATGGCCATCGTGCTCACCTACGGCGCGTCGCTGCCCGTGGTCAAGGTCGCCCGGGTCGCCGGCCAGTACACCAAGCCCCGGTCCCTGCCGACCGACGCCCGGGGCCTGCCCGCCTACCGCGGCGACATGATCAATTCCCTGGAGGCCACGCCGGAGGCGCGGGTCGCCGACCCGCAGCGCATGATCCGGGCGTACGCCAACTCGGCCGCCGCGATGAACATGCTCCGGGCGTACCTGGCCGGCGGGCTGGCCGACCTGCACGCCGTGCACGACTGGAACAAGGACTTCGTCCGGCAGTCCCCGGCCGGCGAGCGCTACGACGCGATCGCCCGCGAGATCGACCGGGCGCTGGCCTTCATCCGGGCCTGCGGGATGACCGACGACGAGGCGCTGCGCACCGTCACGCTGCACTGCTCGCACGAGGCGCTGGCGCTGGAGTACGACCGGGCGCTGACCCGGATCTCCAACGGCAAGGCGTACGGCCTGTCCGGGCACTTCCTCTGGATCGGTGAGCGGACCCGGCAGATCGACGGCGCGCACATCGACTTCATCTCCCGCATCGCCAACCCGATCGGGGTCAAGCTCGGCCCGACGACCACCCCGGACGAGGCGATCGAGCTCTGCGAGAAGCTCAACCCGGACAACGTCCCCGGCCGGCTCACGCTGATCAGCCGGATGGGCAACCACCGCGTACGCGACGCGCTGCCGCCGATCGTCGCGAAGGTCACCGCCGCCGGCGCGAAGGTCGTCTGGCAGTGCGACCCGATGCACGGCAACACGCACGAGTCCTCGAACGGCTACAAGACCCGGCACTTCGACCGGATCGTCGACGAGGTGCTCGGCTACTTCGAGGTGCACCGGGGCCTGGACACCCACCCGGGCGGCCTGCACGTCGAGCTGACCGGCGAGGACGTCACCGAGTGCCTGGGCGGCGCCCAGGGCATCGAGGACCTGGACCTGCCCGACCGGTACGAGACCGCCTGCGACCCCCGGCTGAACACCCAGCAGTCGCTGGAGTTGGCGTTCCTGGTGGCGGAGATGCTCCGTGGCTGA
- a CDS encoding GntG family PLP-dependent aldolase, which produces MREAMAAAEVGDDVYGEDPTVTALETEVAALFGHEAALFAPSGSMANQIALQLHVPPGDELLCDADAHVVTYELGAAAAYGGISSRTWPAVGAELDPDVVAGMIRPDGYFAVPTRAIAVEQTHNRGGGGVIPLPTLRRMRAVADEHGVALHCDGARIWHAHVADGVPLAEYGVLFDTLSVCLSKGLGAPVGSLVVGSAEKIARARFLRKRMGGGMRQVGILAAAGRYALAHHVERLADDHAKAARLAEAVAPHGVLASVVRTNIVPIDLTKHPLDAHALAAAARAEGLLISVLGPRTARLVTHLDVTDAQVDRAATILNAALRA; this is translated from the coding sequence ATGCGGGAGGCGATGGCCGCCGCCGAGGTGGGCGACGACGTCTACGGCGAGGACCCGACGGTCACCGCGCTGGAGACCGAGGTGGCCGCGCTGTTCGGCCACGAGGCGGCGCTGTTCGCCCCGAGCGGCTCGATGGCCAACCAGATCGCGCTCCAGCTGCACGTGCCGCCCGGTGACGAGTTGCTCTGCGACGCCGACGCGCACGTGGTCACGTACGAGCTCGGTGCCGCCGCCGCGTACGGCGGAATCTCCTCGCGGACCTGGCCGGCGGTGGGCGCGGAGCTGGACCCCGACGTGGTCGCCGGGATGATCCGGCCGGACGGCTACTTCGCGGTGCCCACGCGGGCGATCGCGGTGGAGCAGACCCACAACCGGGGCGGCGGCGGGGTGATCCCGCTGCCGACGCTGCGCCGGATGCGTGCGGTCGCCGACGAGCACGGGGTGGCCCTGCACTGTGACGGCGCGCGGATCTGGCACGCGCACGTCGCCGACGGGGTGCCGCTGGCCGAGTACGGCGTGCTGTTCGACACGCTGTCGGTGTGCCTCTCCAAGGGCCTCGGCGCGCCGGTCGGCTCGCTGGTGGTGGGCAGCGCCGAGAAGATCGCCCGGGCGCGGTTCCTGCGCAAGCGGATGGGCGGCGGCATGCGGCAGGTCGGCATCCTCGCCGCCGCCGGCCGGTACGCGCTGGCGCACCACGTCGAGCGGCTCGCCGACGACCACGCCAAGGCGGCCCGGCTGGCCGAGGCGGTCGCCCCGCACGGGGTGCTCGCGTCTGTGGTGCGCACCAACATCGTGCCGATCGACCTGACCAAGCACCCGCTGGACGCGCACGCGCTGGCGGCGGCCGCGCGGGCCGAGGGGTTGCTGATCTCGGTGCTCGGCCCGCGTACCGCCCGGCTGGTCACCCACCTGGACGTCACCGACGCGCAGGTCGACCGCGCCGCCACCATCCTGAACGCCGCGCTGCGCGCCTGA
- a CDS encoding deoxyribonuclease IV → MSGCDGRRRVGSHTPTSGGLARAALPYADAAESEVVQVYVSNSRGWALPPGDRAQDTLFRDGCGERGLPVFIHASLLVNLGSPTPATVTRSAETLAHALRRGRAIGAEGVVFHAGSSVDAGHAEAALRQVREALLPLLDEVAATGGPMLLVEPSAGGGRSLASRVEHLGPYLDAVDRHPMLGVCFDTCHAWAAGHDLAAEGGMTATLDTLVATVGADRLRLVHANDSKDLCGSTRDRHENIGKGTIGEPAFAELMRHPATAGVPVLVETPTEKHIGHAADIAALKRLHP, encoded by the coding sequence GTGAGCGGGTGTGACGGGCGCCGGCGGGTGGGGTCGCACACCCCCACCTCCGGCGGCCTGGCCCGGGCGGCCCTGCCGTACGCGGACGCGGCCGAGTCCGAGGTGGTGCAGGTCTACGTCTCGAACTCGCGCGGCTGGGCGTTGCCGCCCGGCGACCGGGCGCAGGACACGCTGTTCCGCGACGGGTGCGGTGAGCGCGGCCTGCCCGTCTTCATCCACGCGTCGCTGCTGGTCAACCTCGGCTCCCCCACCCCGGCAACAGTCACCCGGTCGGCCGAGACGCTGGCGCACGCACTGCGGCGGGGCCGGGCGATCGGCGCCGAGGGCGTGGTCTTCCACGCCGGCAGCTCGGTCGACGCCGGTCACGCCGAGGCGGCCCTGCGGCAGGTCCGCGAGGCACTGCTTCCGCTGCTCGACGAGGTCGCTGCCACCGGTGGGCCGATGCTGCTGGTCGAGCCGAGTGCCGGGGGCGGCCGGTCACTGGCGTCCCGGGTCGAGCACCTCGGCCCCTACCTGGACGCGGTCGACCGGCACCCGATGCTCGGGGTCTGCTTCGACACCTGCCACGCCTGGGCGGCCGGTCACGACCTGGCCGCCGAGGGTGGCATGACCGCCACCCTCGACACGCTCGTCGCCACCGTGGGCGCGGACCGGCTGCGGCTGGTGCACGCGAACGACTCGAAGGACCTGTGCGGCTCCACCCGGGACCGGCACGAGAACATCGGCAAGGGCACCATCGGCGAGCCGGCGTTCGCCGAGCTGATGCGCCACCCGGCGACCGCCGGTGTGCCCGTGCTGGTGGAGACCCCCACGGAGAAGCACATCGGCCACGCCGCCGACATCGCCGCCCTGAAGCGTCTCCACCCCTGA